One Triticum dicoccoides isolate Atlit2015 ecotype Zavitan chromosome 3B, WEW_v2.0, whole genome shotgun sequence genomic window, GCTTGCTTGTGAGCttgttattgtgcttgtcatataggttgtccacctagttgcacatctagacaacctgttTTATTGTCAAGCCTAATTTGCTAAAAAAAGAGCTAaacattggtagttgcctattcacccccataGGCAACCATATTGATCTTTTTCATCGGCCTTATGGCCTTTGTCCCGCTTGAGTCACTCAGAATACTCCCACACTCTCTTCCAGAACTCTCTCTGGTCGTGTTCCTCTTTGGTCTCACCGGGGAAAGTGCTGGGTGGAGGCCGCCAGGGCCGCGACATGGTCTCTGGGGTGACTATGGAAGTGATGCTTTTGGCTGTACCATGTGGCCGCCATTGTCGAAGTCTGATGGGGGTTTATATAGGTGGGAGCATGACAGTGACAATTTTCATATGTTCAAGCGCCTCAGTGACTAAAAATGGTAAGCTGTGTCGGTTTGTCCTCGATGGTGGCCACCTTTCGTTCGCGTCACGCGTTTGACATGGGAAGCTGTAAAGGAATGATCGCCTGTGTGGGCCGTTTGGCACGTTGCTGAGTCATGGAGGaagctattggaaatatgccctagaggcaataataaattggatattaacatatttccttattcatgataaaggtttattattcatgctataattgtattgaccggaaacttaaatacatgtgtgaatatataaacaaatactatgtccctagtaagcctctactagactagctcgtcgaccaaagatggttaaggtttcctaaccatagatatgagttctcatttgataacgggatcaaatcattacgagaatgatgtgatggacaagacccaactgtAAGCTTAGTTGTTCATCGTATCGGTTTATtgttatagctttcttcatgtcaagtatctattcctaagaCCATGTGATCGTGCAACTCCCTGACACCAGAGGAATACTTAGTGTGTATCCAAATGTCACTTCCTAaccgggtgatcataaaggtgctctacaagtatcATCGAAGAGGTTTGCTGGGTTGgctcggatcgagactgggatttgccactctGTGTGACAGAGAGATAtcattgggccctctcggtaatacaacatcgtaaagagcttgcaagcaattgcctaatgagttagtcacgagatcttgtattacaaaatgattaaagagacttgtcggtaacgagattgaagtaggtatgaagacaagtaacatatcgccggacaaagggaattgcatacgggattaaccgaatccttgacatcgtggttcaaccgataaaagatctttgtcaaatatgtaggaaccaacatgggcatcaaggtcctgctattggttattgaccggagaggtgtctcggtcatgattacatgattcccgaacccgctgggtcgcacgcttaacgttggttgacgctagagtagtattggatatttgatgattggtaaccaaatgttgtttggagtcccggatgagattccagaCGTCACAAGgaatatcgaaatggtcgagaggtaaagatttatatatgggaagtcatattttgggttccgaaaAAATGTGCAGTTttctcggtattgtaccgagaagcttcaagaaggttccggaggattccggaggggtccgaaaGTCCACAAGTAGGTCCACCACATCCGAAGGATTGACATGGGCTGAGGGGAGACGCCCTGCCCTCATTCGGCCAGGCGCACCAAATCCTCAAAATCCCATGCGGCTAAGGTAGGGAAAAAAGGGGAGCCctataggaataggattggacttggagaccATGTCCTCTCCCCCTCGGTGCCAACTCCTATTAGGAGTACGgctggattcccccccccccccatgcaTATAAATATAGGGGAGGGGGCACAGCAAGGCACCCCAAGACATTGGCCTTGGCTGCTACCCCGTCTCTCCCTCCCGGTATAGTTCTCGTGTTTTTTTGCTTAGCGAAGCGCTGCCGttgcaccaccatcaccaccatgccgtcgtgctggttgtgatcccatctacttctccgccttctcttgctggatcaaggaggaggagacgtcatcgagccgcacgtgtgctaaatgcggaggtgtcgtccgttcggcagtagaacggttggatcgtgatcggatcgcgaaagagtatgactacatcaagcgcgttatatacgcttccgctttcggcctacgagggtacgtagacacactctcccctctcattgctatgcttctcctaaatagatcttgggtgttcgtatgattttttttgattttcatgcttcgttcACCGTCAGAAGCCACCACCATTGTCGCTCAGAGATGACACCGCCACTGGTGCTCATAGCTCATGTGAGAAGGGTGAATGAATCGGGGTTAGACCAAGAATAAAAGGGGTGTGGGTTGTGGCCTGTGGGCAGCCAAGGGGTAGTTTTGGGCCATTAAAGCTCCGATGTTGTTTTCTTGTTTTCAATTTTTGCATGACGCTACAACGATACAATGTTTAGTGCTCAAAATAGCATGCTATAACGCGATTAGCGTCTAGCGAGAAAAAATGCTCAAGCATGGCGTGCCCCTTCTGGATATGCTATAGCGACATTATAATACGAAAATAGAAAAACTATATATTTCAACCCTAAAAAAGCTTTATTTTCTTCTACTATGCCAGACGGAAAAGACCGCGCACAGAAGTCCAGGAAAGATGACGCGGATCACGAGTTCCAAGGATCACACGTGGTCTAATCGGACGGCGCACGGCAGGTGAAGTGGCAGTTCGGCCGATCCGATTGCCGGGCCGATCGACCCCCTAACACTGGCGTAAATTATTCGCCTCGATGCTATCAGAACCTTGCGACAATATGTATTTTAATTTCCTATTAAATAATATATATACGCCTCCTTATATCTCCCCAAAGCACCAAATCCGTTTGGAAATCGCAGGTAGATTTGCGCCGAGGGAGTGCTTCAACATCGCATCTATGGCCTCCGCCGCGTTCTCCATCAGGTTGGTGTGGATGCGCCGCCTGGTTTTGTCGATTTTATTTTATGGTGGTCGTCTTCGTGTGTGCGTGTTTTTCTCTTTCTGATCTCTGTCTGTGATTTATCCGAAGGAGGTACGCGGAGAGCATGAGGGTCGAGGGGGCGGCGGAGGGTCGTCCTCCCTTGTACATCGAGGATCTGCCGCCTATCAAGGCGCCGAGGTTCTCGTGGTGGGCGGACGAGCTCGCCTCCGCCGTGGATGCTGCTGGTGCTGCTAAGCCGCCGAAAAAGCGGTCCATCTCTGACCTCTTTGACCCGGCGCCAGCTTTGGACGTGCCTCCTGGCGGTGATAGCGGATGCAACGAGCAAACGGAGGTAGACGGCGACGAGGCGCTGTGCTCCATCGTGAGGCAGgccaaggaggagaagtggaagagGAGACGGcagggggaggaggacgaggaggcggcaGCGACTGCAGCCCCGGAGAACACCGGAGGGCGAGAGCCTGAGGGGAATTTCGCGGCCACAAAGGTACGTGATCCAGCCCAGTCCATCGCAATCGCAACCCACCTCTGCCTGTCTGTCAACGCAATGATGTCATCTGCTGTTAATTATCCTCACGTTATTTTATCCTGGTTTTTACTTTTGCTCTGCTGGTCAGTTTTTGGTTGCTTTGCTTAACAGTATGATGAGTGGTAATAATCTAACTAGTTTGCTTTTGTGTATGCATATTGATACTCCGGGGGGACTAGTTAGTTAGTTGTACCATCGCACTACATATTTAAACCACATGTGATCGTTCGAACTCGTTGGATATGTATGCACTAGCAATATCCAGCTTTCGGACGGGAATCACACTTTAATGTCCAGGAAAAGAACCCTGGCGCTCAGTGTTAGCGCCCCCATTGTAGATGGCCTTATAGTACGGCATGGTTTATCGTGGACTAGTTAGTTAGTTGTACCATCGCACTACATATTTAAACCACGTGTGATCGTTCGAACTCGTTGGATATGCATGCACTAGCAATATCCAGCTTTCGGACGGGAATCACACTTTAATGTCCAGGAAAAGAACCCTGGCGCTCAGTGTTAGCGCCCCCATTGTAGATGGCCTTATAGTACGGCATGGTTTATCGTGTTCCCTTTTTCTCACACCTTGTACTGCATGGTGAGTTGTGAGCTGCTTACTTGGTGTCCCTCCTGCACAATTCAGCTTTGTCGACCCATACACAAGACTATTgtatatactcccttcgtttttaaatatttgtctttatagaaatttcaacaagtgactacatatagagcaaaatgattgaacctacactctaaaataggtttatatacatccgtatgtggtagcccatttaaaatatctaaaaagacagctatttaggaatggagggagtatatatgaaACGGACGTGGAGCCAGCATTTATGAGATATATATGTCTTTTGCATTTTCCCCTTGATAGGAAACTTCTTCATTGCATATAAACGCGGTTATTTTTCTTCAAAATGCGTCTAATCTGTGAATCCATGTGATGGTAGCTGGTGTGGAAATGTTTCAATACCCCTTaggcatgcatatatatatataggaacaaTGTTTTGAAGATGGTGTACGTGGCACTTTCCAATATATAACAGTCAGCCTGTCACCATATGTTTGGCATATGATGCATGGTCTGCTGTTTGTACTCTATTATGGAGTTCCAGTAATTAGCTAGTTGATGAGGAGATTAATCACTAGGAAAGTCATTTTTTGCCTTGTGTTTCCCAATACACCGAGAGTTTTATATCGGCCGCTCGGCTTACATGCCTGTATGCCGTGAACTGACCGTGTGGTACACCAcaacgacctggccgttagttgcttcttcttctttctttttttttttgccgtGTGCTGCTGTTGTATACCGGTGAACTGTACACCGAGTACTTGACACCGAGTGTGGCGCACATGGCATACGGTACGCCGAGGTAGATTTTTGCCGGGTGGTTTCCACACCCGATGTAGTGTGTTTTTCACGTAGTGAATAGGGTAGAAATTTAACAGGATGGCTGAGGCACAATGGGGGCAAACCCGTCCACACCTAGGTTCCAAACTTACTTATACCTAAGTTTCAAGTGTGTGGGAATGAAAGCCTCATTTCTTCACATCTGATATATAATGTTTAAAATTTTAATGCATTTTATAATTCATTAACATTTCACATAGAGCTAATGCTTGTAATATGCATACACCCATAGTGCATGCCTGCATGCAAGGCTCATCATGTGTTGCACCTTTTAAGATTTAATAGTCAATTTATTTGCTCTCTAAGGACTAGATTATGAATTTGTTCTTTAAAATTATATCACTCGATTACATATTTTATCAGCAGCTTGGTCACAAAACATGTTACTTTTCTTCAATAACTGTTACCgctatgttgtactccctccgtttctaaatataaacccttttagatatttcaatataaagtacatacggatgtatatagacgtattttagagtgtagattcactcattttgctccgtatgtagtcgatatttggaatctctaaaagggcctatatttaggaacagagtacAACAATAAGTATCCCTAATAACCACTGTCCCAATTTAGTTTGTAGCTTGTTTTCCTCATTCATGTTATGAACTTTGATAATTTTACCAATGGGTGAATACTGTGAATGAATGCCAGATGGCACCGCTTGAAAGAAGAGGGAACATAGTAGAGAGAGGGATTTATCACTAATTGCTTGACGATGAAAATGCTGGTTCATCTTATGTAGCGGTGTGTGCGCCTAATAGCAAAATACTGCTTGAAAAGATGTGTAATACTGACAGCTTAGAAAGAGAAGGAAATAACTATACTTAACCTAAGAGGGAAACTAATCATCCCAAATTCCTATATTTGATTGCTGTTGCCACATCTATTGCCGTAATCATTCTCACCATGCTCATGATGGCAGTATGCTAGACCACCGATTATCTGGATGTGATGACATTGTTTGTTAGTGCTGGATTATTTGTATTCTTTTGCAATGGGCCAGCAGGTGTGTTAAACATATGTAATTGAAAAGCAAACTAAAGTTTTGCCTCGTAAAGGAAATGTTGTGTTTTGTCTGGGTTCTGGCAATTGTGTGTTCTGGTTGTGTTTTGTCTCACCTTTTTTGAGTGTGTGATGTGCACCAATGTATTCCGCTTAGCTAACTTATTTCAAGACTATTCAGATAATATGTATCGAGAGCCACACAACAAGCTAACTAAGACATTGTGTTCTGTATATATATTTTAGTATCTTTTAGTTGTTAGTTTTTCGGAatagataaatcccgaacgttcggaaTTTAAGCATGTCGTCCCGAACGTTTTTTGATGGCAATTTTAGTTGCCGCGAGGTGGCAACTTTAGTTGTTAACACATGGCAACTTTGTTCCAGTTCGATTTTTTGTCAGAAAATTGCCATGTTTGTTAACATCGCcttaactaaagttgccatgaaaaGAGTTAGGATTAGCACGCTTAAAAATCGAACGTTCGGGACTTATTGAGGTCCTAGTTTTTTGGTATACATATTCTTACTTCGGCATGTCTTAATAAAATAGATGGATACTAATTAATAAATGGATTGCGTTGAAGATGGTCTTGCACATTGTGAACATTATGTTGGCTAAAATTGTTCATGCATATTCATAAATTACCATAACTCAGAAGTTAATACGATTGGTTTATCATCACCATATAAGATatttttaaaataatattttttaTAATACTATGGATGTGATCTTTTTattgaacaaatcaacaacatcgcATGGTAGGGTTTTCTCTCTCAAGAAAACGTGATAATTTCAACCACCATGTATTGATATCTGGATATAATGTATACTTTTACAAGCCTGCACATGGGCTCATTACATGAATGGGAGAGTTGCATTCTCGCTATGCATTTGAAGGAGGTGCTTATTTGCATTCATTCATTACAGTCTGCACCAAGCTTGGGAGCACCGGTGCACCCAAATCTTGGTCCATCCGATGGTTGGTGTTCGGGTACTATATACATCGACAGTTTGACCATACCAATCACGATATAGCAAACTAGCCTCTACATTTAATTTCCATTAGTAGAAAAGAGTTTTCTAAATGTCTCTATTTTCTTCTCTTGTTTCTGATAAAATTTCAATCATGATGTTTGTACTTTGGAACATGCATTACAAATTCTTATCTAAGTAGAAGATGTATTTGAGAGATCGGAAAGCTGGGAAGGTATAGACCGATGAACTAGGGGTGGACAACTATAGAACCAACAGTAACCACCATTGTTTTTCCAAATCTTTGTCTAGAAATGGACGAGAACCCGTTTTTTGTGTGTCTTCTACTTGACTAGAAATTTATTGAGTATTTATTTGCGGTTGTATTTGAATTCTTTCACGATTTGAATTCACATAAAACATAACATGAAGTATATTTATCCATACCATCAAGTATCTATGAGTGACGACATGTGCTCGTAATGTGATTTTAGCTGCATAAACTAACATGGTTGTAAATTTGTGCATGTAAGATTGGATTATTCTATCAaaagctttttttttttttgcttttcaccTGGTTGTTACTTTTACCTAATCCAACCTGTGCTTTGACATTTGGGCCCAAATCATCGACATGTGCACATACTAGTTCATTTTATGGATGTTTGTGTGTCTACATCGTGGCAATTTGTTCCTAGATTTGGTCCTGGACTTATTCTACCTCCTCTCAGGTGTGGTTTATGTCTGCGTTGTGTACGCTAAAAACACTTTAGGCAGAATTTTCATGTACCATGAGGATAGATTTACAAAACCCCGTAATTTGCGCATAGTACTCATTCCTTAAATGCATTTTACCGTTTGAATTCTGCATATCTTTAGCTGTTGCATAAATGCAAGATATGTTTTGGTTTTTGCATATTATTTCCGCAATGTTCTTGGTCTATTCAACTGGACTTGATTATGTAGAGCTGTGCAATCTGGTGTACGAGTTAGTCCCTATGAATCCATTACTATGTGTCCAACAGGAGATTCTGCTATTCACATTTCATCACTATATGTCCAAAATCAAACTGACAATTAAATAATCCTTCTGGATATTTGATCCAACACATCAtgtatacatatatatacatatattcatCTAATTCACCTTTAATTCCACCAGTGCATGTGTCCGTGTCAATTGTTTCCGGCATCGAAATGGATCAAACACTAATTCTTAAGCAAAGTGTTAGAGACATGTTAGTCATTTATTAGAGCACCTATATATGCGTGCGTATGTATCATTATGTTACAAGAAATGTTACGTTACTAGGAACTTAAAGCTACATATTTCCTAAACATGGTGATGACATCCGAGGCTGACACTAACAAGTTGTATTTAGAGAAGAACATTTAAGTTTGTGAGTTTTGCAGTGGGTGTAAATGCATGTTTCGCCTACTAGCTGCAAATATGCAAGACCAGCTGAATTCTTTATAACATACTTGTGCTAAATTTCCGTGATCCAAATTTAAGAAGAACAGAAAAAATAACAAGATGTGTTCAATGACTTCTCCCTTCCAGAGTGTTCTGCCTTCCTGATGATTTGTTTGAAAATGGTATACATGTGCAAATGTGATGTGTGATGTCCACTTTCATATTTATTTTTCGTACTCACAGTTAATATGTATATTATGGTTTGAAATAACGCTGCTCAATTATGTACGTAGGACACACTTGAAAGTACAAACTTCCCTGATGAACTGGATACTCATCGATCACAGAAACATGAGACTTCACAGCATCACAGAAAAGAGACAGAAAATATATCAGAGGAGATTAATAATGCGAAGAAGGCTGACACACAAAAATGCATTGTTAATAATAAAAAGTGCATTCTAACGTACACAAGGCGCACATCCGTGAAAATGGCCAAGGAGAAACATGGCAATTCGAAGGACAAGGAGGTAGTAGAACTCTGCCGCAAATCAGTGAACCATGTCAACTTCTTGGAAGCAGATGGTGTACTTGGCAGTAAGATTTCTAGTTGTGAGCTACCTGAACAGCAAAGTCTGTGCAAACTGTTGTCGGATGCTATGGCTTCTTCATCTTCGCCATCATCATCCACACCTATGGGAGAAGAAAAATGTGTAACTGTAGAAAGTAGTAATTCTCATATGCCCAAGGAAGCATTCACCAAAACTAACGAAGCAAATAAGGATTACGATCATGATGACTCTGCTGAGCTTAGTAAGATGTCTGCTCCATTGATTGATCTGAATATGGCACCACCGGAATGTACTTATTTGGACTGCACCTATGATTCGAATTTGGAGGTGCCCAATCTTGAAAATACACATGGCGAAACTTTTAATTCAGATGCTGAATTGCTTGATGGCAGAGAAAACTGGATGAATTTGTCTTCCGATTCACAGAAACTGGAAAACCAACCACCTGCTGTTGACATGGAAAGAGTAAGGAGTTCAAGATCGGTAGACACATATTTGCATGGAGAGGCAAAGAAAGCTTGTGACGCAGATGTTGTTGGTCCGCCACTGAGCTTAAGAGAAGTCAGTGAGACTAGTCCTACGAGACAGACAGTTCGTTTGATGGGCAAAGATGTCGAAGTTTGCATGACCAGAGGTGAATCGTTTGCCGAGACTGCACAGAGACATAAAGGTACTTCTCAAAACAGGCTTCCGCCCGGCTTTATTATATGTAAATAAAGACATGTCTTCTTGCGAGAAGGACATCCTTTTTTCTCTTTACAAGCTCAAATTTTCCCAATTTTGCAGTAAATTCTACTAGTTCAATTCAAGCTTCAACATATCATGCAAGCACAAGCCAGGCACATTTTGAATACATGACTCCACATGATTCCAGTAGCCTGTTTCCTACAGCACATGTATCTTCTGGAGCTCGACTGCCATATGAAAACAGGTATGGGGGTTTTTCAAACTTGCAGACCAATCAGCCTTTTCTATTGGGGTGTCCACCTCCTCCCAGTTATGGTGCAGCATTCTATCAGCTGAATTCGCCGCCTCCTCGTGGTTATTTCTCTGATCCTATCCCTGGGGAAGAACCACCGGCAGCACCATTTTTGCCTATAACCGGACAGCATGGGGCACCATCTTCAGTTTGCCATGCCAATTCGCCTCGGCAACATATTGTAGATTCAGCAAGCTCGTTTGTTTGTGTTCTTAACTCCGTGAGTTATACACTCAGCCATCCAGGCCATGCAATTCAAGAAGTTTCCAACCATTCGTCGAGTGGTCGGTGTGTGCAGGAGAGATCAGGACTGGTGAAGCTCACTCCCGGGGTAAAGCATATACTGGTGCCAAGCGATAGCACGCATGGCAACTCTGTGCCGGTGCACTCCTGTTTACCCTTTGGTAGTAGGAACGGAAATGCTGCAGGGTCTGAAAATAAAGGAGCCTGATCGTCGCTGCTTTAATTCAAATTCATTTGTTCAGTTGgagaattttgaaaaatgtttgcaaCTTTCTTTCTGTGTAAAAGTAGATTGACTGATCTATCAGTGATGATAGATCTAACCCTTTTCAAGAATCTAGAAACATTAGGGTTAGACCTGGTTATCCTCGTTGGTTTGTTGGTAGAAAGATAGTTTGAGTTTTCCGAATATAGAAATCTGGTTTGGTCACGCCCAGACGGCGGAGTCCGCTTGGAGCATATGCGGCTACTGTTGAGATTGCCGGTTTATTTCTTGATTTTTTTAGGGGTGTTTATTTTTTGGTTGGCGACCGGTGCGAGCGCCTCGCAGGTCGCACGCATGTAGTACGATGGGCCTAATTAAAACCATTCGATCTGTCTGCGGCTGGAGATTGCCGGTTTATGTCTTTGCCACGATAGGTGCTGGACGACCGGAGCGAGCGCCTGGCTGGTCGCACGCATGCCGTCCAATGAGCCCAATTAAAACCATTTGATCTCTTCCATACGATCATCCTTTCGCTCGCTTCGTCCAAACAGACACAAGAGGAGCGCAAACATTGACTTTGAGCGAGCCTCAGTGTTGTCGCAGCACCCTGTGGCCGCAGCAGTCGCGATACCCCTTGCAGAAGCAGGTGATGGGCGTCATACCATCGCCGCCGCTGGACACGACATCGCCCAGAATGTGCGTTGGTGTTGACCATTTGTAGCTCGTGCCATCCTTGTAGCACACTCGGTGGATGGTTGCAGCATGTGGGGCCCGTGGTAGCATGCTGCTGGCCGGTTGCAGCATCCTCTCGACGTCGCCACAGTAGCACCGCAAACCTCGCCACACTGCCAGCTCATGCCCTCGCCGCGCAGCCATCGCTGGTTGCAGATTCCAGCCCACACGGTTTTCTAATTCTGTCATAGTAGATGCGAAATACCGGTATGGAGGCGAGCCGCACGGACGGTGGTCCCAAAGGAGTGGCCTCACGCAGAGATGGATCCCAGCCATTGCGCTTACCGCAAACATGGGTCGCAACTTGCGAGAGGGCTATCGAGGGAGAGAGAGCTCCATTCTATTCGCTGGTCAAACGGTAACGGATGCTGATTTGGCTGGGCTGTTGTGCTTGTCGGGCCCATCCGTAAGCCGGTAACGAAATGTTGACGCGGCAGACTTGCTAAGGTGGATAGACTGCATGTCAAAATAAATAAGATAGTAGGAATGAACCTCTTATGTTATATGATGCTCATGTATATCATGCATCCGAATTTattgttgcatttttgcttaaTATCCAAAACAACACAACCAAGAATACATGCTCTATTCAAGCATTTCGTTTTCCATATAAATGAACATATTATATATTATGAATTATAGACATGTTCCACAATGTTGCAGTTGTAGGTAGTATTACAATGGAAAGCATGTTTTCAGGTTCTAAAAATGTTATTTTAGGTTAACCCTACAACACATTTGGCCACTATTGGGGAGAGGAACAAGATTTAGAAAACGTAGTTATAGAGAGAATAGATATCGGATGTGGAATTTTAGTCACAATTCTCTATTTGTTTTTAATGAGTATTATGTCTAAGAACATAGCTATATTTGTCGTTTGTTTGATTAGCGTAAATTCATTAGGATTACCTCAAAGGATGATAACATGACTTATGGTAAGAGGTTGAGATATTCTCTCAAACAATCATCACCCAGTTCTCAGTGCCTACCCCTATTAATAAACTAGTGGAATTAGATTCTTGCATCATATTTTCTGGTTAGACAACATGTGTTCGAAACTCCCCACCAACCCAACAACACAAAGTTAAGGGAACTCCCCATGGGTCTTATCGTTATTGTGCATTGAAATTGGATATGAACAAAGCTTATGATCATGGTGAGTGGGGATTTCTACTGTATGATGTTAAAGATGGCTTCAATTTGCAGCTTGTGGAATTGATTATGGAATGTGTATCCTCGCCCAGCTACAGAGTTCGATTAAATGATACTTGTCGAGAAATTTATGCCCActatatgtcttaaacaggactgCCTGCTATCCCCTTATCTCTTTCTGCTATGTCCGGAGGGTCTTTCTAGTACTTTGG contains:
- the LOC119281056 gene encoding uncharacterized protein LOC119281056, with protein sequence MRVEGAAEGRPPLYIEDLPPIKAPRFSWWADELASAVDAAGAAKPPKKRSISDLFDPAPALDVPPGGDSGCNEQTEVDGDEALCSIVRQAKEEKWKRRRQGEEDEEAAATAAPENTGGREPEGNFAATKDTLESTNFPDELDTHRSQKHETSQHHRKETENISEEINNAKKADTQKCIVNNKKCILTYTRRTSVKMAKEKHGNSKDKEVVELCRKSVNHVNFLEADGVLGSKISSCELPEQQSLCKLLSDAMASSSSPSSSTPMGEEKCVTVESSNSHMPKEAFTKTNEANKDYDHDDSAELSKMSAPLIDLNMAPPECTYLDCTYDSNLEVPNLENTHGETFNSDAELLDGRENWMNLSSDSQKLENQPPAVDMERVRSSRSVDTYLHGEAKKACDADVVGPPLSLREVSETSPTRQTVRLMGKDVEVCMTRGESFAETAQRHKVNSTSSIQASTYHASTSQAHFEYMTPHDSSSLFPTAHVSSGARLPYENRYGGFSNLQTNQPFLLGCPPPPSYGAAFYQLNSPPPRGYFSDPIPGEEPPAAPFLPITGQHGAPSSVCHANSPRQHIVDSASSFVCVLNSVSYTLSHPGHAIQEVSNHSSSGRCVQERSGLVKLTPGVKHILVPSDSTHGNSVPVHSCLPFGSRNGNAAGSENKGA